The Macrobrachium rosenbergii isolate ZJJX-2024 chromosome 8, ASM4041242v1, whole genome shotgun sequence genome includes a region encoding these proteins:
- the LOC136841301 gene encoding uncharacterized protein, producing the protein MVFQAAATPRSHRRVHLLHQVPSRQEESCGRVKLNAVQLDQLRGPRQEEAADPETPAYCTTTMSLKWRDVPLAPGGPNLLYDVSTSQPHPWCMPPAARYSTSSMGCPTPSSRTTLLLSEKPWATEQQDAGDLGAGSACSAKPAKWEPPSLNSEPQPGRRFGHFHTDIAAFPGRRGARYLLDGGRIATKGPRLPVRFVVCPGTAAGDSHHTTTCLQPSQPTLGQAVSQVPKAPLRPAPLRIGNTSCRVPLGLRTAPRADGAPSTAEKTYAEPLVVPSKLVTEDHHNPSVQRLCDIISKFTPCKRTYTDRSVTFTPPSLSSTTHVFIRNDAVCLPLTRPYRGPFRVLERNNKAFLIALHGKNDWVSVDRIKPALLEEDTDVTTPHPPPGQSSPQPAPCKKQARGRPRKHPPTPAASSPTQEFPRCPQ; encoded by the exons atggtcttccaggcagcagcgacacctcgcagccatcgcagagttcacctgctccatcaagtaccttCTCGGCAGGAAGAATCCTGTGGCAGAGTCAAGCTTAACGCAGTGCAGCtcgatcaactacgaggacctcgccaggAGGAGGCCGCCGatccagagaccccagcctactgcaCCACCACcatgtccctgaagtggagggacgtgcccctcgcccccgggggcccaaatctcctctaCGACGTCAGTACCAGTCAGCCCCACCCCTGGTGCATGCCtcccgccgccaggtattcgacgtcatccatggGTTGTCCCACTCCCTCCAGCAGGACGACGCTGCTGCTGTCAGAGAAGCCCTGGGCAACGGAGCAGCAAGACGCAGGCGACCTGGGCgcaggcagtgcctgcagtgccaaaccagcaaagtggGAGCCACCGAGTCTGAATAGCGAGCCGCAGCCAGGGCGGCGGTTCGGCCATTTTCACACCGACATCGCCGCCTTCCCCGGCCGGCgtggggccagatatctcctggaCGGTGGTCGCATCGCCaccaag gggccccgccttcctgtccgatttgtggtctgccctggcacgGCTGCTGGGGACAGTCATCACACCACCACGTGCCTTCAACCCTCGCAGCCAACGCTTGGTCaagcggtttcacaggtcccgAAGGCGCCCCTGCGGCCCGCACcactgaggattggaaataccagctgccgggTCCCCCTCGGGCTGAGAACtgcccccagggccgacggcgccccgtccacagctgagaaaacctacgccgagcccctcgtggtcccgAGCAAGCTAGTTACAGAGGAccaccacaacccatctgtccagaggctcTGCGACATTATCAGCAAGTTCAccccctgcaagcggacatataccgacaggtcggtcACCTTCACGCCGCccagcctgtcctccaccacccacgtcttcatcaggaatgACGCCGTGTGcctgccactgaccaggccctacagggggcccttccgcgtgctggagagaaacaacaaggcgttcctgaTCGCCCTTCACGGGAAGAAtgactgggtgtcggtagaccgcatcaagcccgccctcctggaggaggacacagacgtcactaCACCGCACCCTCCACCTGGACAGTCGTCGCCGCAGCCAGCCCCCTGTAAGAAGCAGGCACGCGGCCGCCCCCGGAAGCACCCGCCCACACCTGCAGCCAGCAGCCCCACACAGGAGTTTCCCCGATGTCCTCAATGA